Below is a window of Solanum stenotomum isolate F172 chromosome 7, ASM1918654v1, whole genome shotgun sequence DNA.
taataatataatggtctttttatttttatttgtcttaattaaaaataatggtctttttatttttatttgtcttaattAAATTGAGTgtcttaattaaaaataaataatcaaaaggTAAGGAGAGTTAGGTATGATGAATCCATCAGATAGCATAAGGACAAATATTGAATAAGTAACATTAGCTCGATGACGATGTgcaatttaaataataatataatggtctttttatttttatttgtcttaattaaaaataatggtctttttatttttatttgtcttaattAAATTGAGTgtcttaattaaaaataaataatcaaaaggTAAGGAGAGTTAGGTATGATGAATCCATCAGNNNNNNNNNNNNNNNNNNNNNNNNNNNNNNNNNNNNNNNNNNNNNNNNNNNNNNNNNNNNNNNNNNNNNNNNNNNNNNNNNNNNNNNNNNNNNNNNNNNNNNNNNNNNNNNNNNNNNNNNNNNNNNNNNNNNNNNNNNNNNNNNNNNNNNNNNNNNNNNNNNNNNNNNNNNNNNNNNNNNNNNNNNNNNNNNNNNNNNNNNNNNNNNNNNNNNNNNNNNNNNNNNNNNNNNNNNNNNNNNNNNNNNNNNNNNNNNNNNNNNNNNNNNNNNNNNNNNNNNNNNNNNNNNNNNNNNNNNNNNNNNNNNNNNNNNNNNNNNNNNNNNNNNNNNNNNNNNNNNNNNNNNNNNNNNNNNNNNNNNNNNNNNNNNNNNNNNNNNNNNNNNNNNNNNNNNNNNNNNNNNNNNNNNNNNNNNNNNNNNNNNNNNNNNNNNNNNNNNNNNNNNNNNNNNNNNNNNNNNNNNNNNNNNNNNNNNNNNNNNNNNNNNNNNNNNNNNNNNNNNTTCCAACTATAATGATGGTGAAAATTCTCAATGCTTAACTCTAGATCTAAATGGAACATATAAAATCTAAATTACCAAAAAGTGAAGATACAATAATAAGTTTTGAAAATTCATCTGCCAAGtcatttttttctccttctcaTGGACAATTGACAAATGGTATGCATTAGCATATATACACGTATCTCAATTTCAGTAATTTTGCAACTACCTATCGTGATTGTTAATGCACTTAAAGATGTATGTACTACATATTATTTTCCATATCCAACACCCAACCTTCACATGAGatgtttcaacttttttttttggtaaccaATGTAACCTATTACCATAACCATCCAAAAACAATTACAAATAAAGAGTACCCTCTCCTGATAACAGGTTCAGGTCTCCAACCAAACAAGGAAACTAATTACAAAGTAAATGCTGAATGAAACCTCTACATCTTTGAGCTTTCTTTGAATTACTCAAGAATTGTATTCTTTCTGTTATCTCCTTCTTAATCTGTATGACTGCATCTTTTGTATTTACATTCTTTCCTTTGTACTTCTTCCAATTTCTAGCACGCCAAGTGTGATATAGGACTGCTCCACTAATTGTCGCAATAGTCTCCTTTTTAAACTGCTTCCaatgtttctcctttattccATCCAGAAACTGTTTGATCCCATTGTTTTATCAAATATATACTTGTCCACTGAACTATCTCTTGCCATACCATCTTAGACCATTTACATTCTTCAAACAAATGCTTTGTGGTCTCCATAACTTTCTCTTCACATAGACAACATTCAGTGTCATCAACCTGGATGTGCAGTTTCAACTTTCTCTCTTGTGTAAGCAATCGACCTTGTATAGCTAGCCACACCATGAATCTGTGTTTTGGTAGAGCCACAGCAGTCCACACTAAATCAGCAGTTTCCAATTGTTGTCTTTGCCCTTTAATTGCCAAATAACTCCGTGTGATGGAATATGTGCCATTTTTTGTCAACATGTATCTTCCCTGGCAATACCAACCTTTCATTTGTTCTTTAATAGCATTGAGTTTTCGCCAATACCAACTACAATCTATGGGCACCCTATGATTCCATATTGACATTTCATGCTTTAAATAAATTCCATGTATCCATTTAACCCACAATGATTCCTTATGCATTATGATCTGCCATATCAATTGCCCCACTGATGCTATATTACAGGTCCTACTGCCTTTGATGTTCAATCCACATTGTCTTTTTGGATAGCAGACATTTTCCCAGGAAACCAAAGCAATTTTTCTCTTCTCATCAGACCTTCCCCACAAGTAATCCCTGCATAACATATCTATTTCCTTCAGTATGCTTTGGGGAAGGATAAACACTGCCCCCCAGAAGTTGTGGATGGAAAATAATACTACATTAACTACTTGCAATCTGCCAGCATATGAGAGTGTCTTGGAATATGTCACTTTAATCCTGTGTAATCTTGGTAATAAGAGAGTAACAATCAATTTTCGTCCACTTCTTGGGAGATAATAGAAGTCCAAGATACCTTATAGGGAACTCTCCAAGTGAGAAACCAGTTCTTTCAAGAATATGTGCCTTTGTATCCTCATCTACCCCAGCTATAAATACACTAGATTTTTCCATATTTGCCTCCAGTCCTGTAGCAGCACTGAAATGTGCTAAGGCTTCCATTACTCTACTCACAGAAGCCAAATTGCCCTTGCAGAATATCATCAGATCATCAGCAAAAATTAGATGAGTAAGCTGCACCTTCTTACACATAGGGTGATACTTGAAATCTGGCAGCATGCTCATGTTTCGGAGTGTTCTTGATAAGTATTCCATCactaatacaaataataaaggAGAGGCTGGATCTCCTTGTCTAAGCCCTCTCCTCCCAGCAAAGTAACCATGATTTTCCCCATTAACTTTCATATAGAACATTGTTGTAGTTACACACATCATAATCCATTTAATAAAACCTTCAGGGAATCTAAATCCAGTGAGTACTTCTTCCAAAAATTCCCAGCTGACCATATCATAAGCTTTTTTCAAGTCTATCTTCATGAGACACCTAGGAGATACATTCTTCCTATTGTAGTGTCTCAAGAGGTCATGGCAAATCAGGACATTATGCATCATTGATCTTCCTTGCACAAAAGCTGATTGATTTTCTGCAACAATACAACTAATTGCCTTCTTCAGCCTACCACAAATTAGCTTAGAAATACATTTATATAGCAGGATATTGGCCTGAATTGACTAGCATATTCAAGTAACTCTACTTTCGGAATGAGTGCAATACTAGTAGAGTTAATTTGTCTTAATAATTTGCTGTTTTCAAAGAATTCCAATACTGCATTGGTAACATCTTGTCCCACTATTGACCAAGCTACTTTAAAAAATCCACTTCCAAACCCATCTGGTCCTGGACTTTTATTACTGTCTATCTGATACATTTCCTTCTTCACCTCAGTTGGATCAAAGCTATCTATCAATTCCCTCTGCTGCTCCTGAGTAAGTGTAGTCCTTTGGCAAATTATGGCCCTTACTGCTTGTACTCTATGTTGTGTTATATTTCCTAAAATGTCCTGATAGTATTCCACAATTAGATTGGCAATAATTGCAGGATCATTTTGCCATACTCCAGAGTTATTCTTTAATTGAGTGGTAGCATGCTTCAACTTTCTATGCTTTATGACTGAATAGAAGTACTTGGTATTATCATCCCCTAATCTAATCCAAGTTGCTTTACTTCTCTGCTGTAGGAATAATTCAGCCAAGTAGGAAGACTTCCTAAATTTCTGATAAGCCTGGCTTTCAAGTTGTTGGTACTCAATATTATTTGGGCTTGTCAGCAATATCTTTTATGCTTGCTTCAATCTTTCTCTGTCCACTGTTGCCTCTGCTACAATATTCTGGAAATCTTGTACATGCAGCtccttcaacttcttttttAACATTTTCAGTTTTCTCACCACCTGAAACATCATACAACCTTCTAAAGTTTTATTCCATCCTTCACTCACTATATCCTGAAAGTGTGGGTGTTTAGTCCACACATTACAGAATTGAAATGACTTCTTGATCTTACAATTTTCACTGAGGATAACCTTTGCAGGGCAGTGATCACTAATACCCTCAGGTAGAAACATGGCCTTACATGAAAACATAGTATCCAACCACTCATTATTAATAAAGATCCAGTCAATCTTCGAAAAAATCCTGTTACCATCATGCTTGTCACTCCAGGTGTACCTATTCCCCTGAGTAGGAACTTCCAGCAAACCACAATCTGTCACACATTCATGGAAATCTACTATTTCTGACCAACTTACAGGATTCCCACCTATTCTATCATCAGTTTTCAGAATTGAATTGAAGTCTCCAATTACCATCCATGGCTTAGAGCATCTTTTACTTTGAATCAACAGGCTTTCCCACaattctttcctttcttcccTACTATTAAAAGCATAAACATATGAAATCTCGAATACAATTTGAAGAGGTAAGTACAATACCTCACATGTAATCTGTTGAGCTGTCTTACTGATAATCTCTACTTTGTAGTAATCAGGTCTCCAAGTAATTCATATCCTACCATTATAATGATTTTCCAAGTTGGTAATGTACTGCCATCCTGCAAACATATTTTCAGCCATTTTCCCTATCTTTTCACTCTTTAGTTTAGTTACTAGTAGACCAATCAAACTTACCCTTTCCTTATTGCAAAGGAGTTTAACCTCCTTTTGCTTATTAGGAGCATTAAGCCCTCTCACATTCCAGCTCAATAGGTTAACCATTCCCAGACTTTTCAATTGTCTGGCCTCTCACATTACTTTTACTGGCTTCCTTGTCAACCCTCGTCTGCAACATTTGAAATGAATTTACACTCTCTATCCGAGAATTCTGCCCTGGTGGTGTGGTAGTTGTCTTCCCTAATTTTGCAGGAGTTTGCCATCCCTCTTTATTACTCATAGGTTGTCCCTGTGCTACTACAGTTGTCTGTCTAATTTGTTTGTTCCCTTCCTGCACTTGTTTCTGCTTTATATGATTTTCCACCAGCACCTTGTGAGGTACCTGATCACTGTGTTGCCCTTTCCTCTTCACTCTGCATTCCTCTTCCACATGCCCATACTTCTTGCAGTACCTACACAATGTTGGCTTCCAATCATATTGCACTGGCTGCTCAatcacttttcctttttcattctCCTCATCCGGTAATGGTGCTCCCATTTCTACTTCAATCAGTAGCCTAGCAAAgtttagaccatttctttcctCAGTGTTGTGATTCACCATTAGAGGTTTTCCTATCAAACTACCAATCTTAATTAGCCCTTTCCTGCTCCAGTACTTGAAATCTAACCCTGGTAATTTGATCCAAATCAGCACCGACTGTAGTTCCTCCTTTGTAAACTCTAATTCGTGTGTCCACTCTTTGACAATAAATGGCTTATTGTCAAAATGATAGATGCCACCTTGCAGCACCTTTTGCTTTCCTATCTCAGATTCAAATCGCACCACTATAATCCCATTCTTTAGCATAGATATTTTATCAAACCCATGCTTACCCCATAACCTCTGGATAAATCCTTTTACCACCTGGAAATGAGGATATGCTCCTAGAACATAGCATACCACTGCATTTCCCCAATAAGTAATCTCAGATCTGATATCCTCTAACAAAATTTCCACTACTTGTTTTTCACCTTGCTTTGCAGGAGCTACATACTCCAATTTGTACCCTGCATTTGACAGTTTTGCTATATCGAATTCATCCCAAATTGATTTCTTCTTACCTTGTGCGGTAGCTTCCTCCTCCACTTCATCAGCTTAGGATTACTTGCTACTACTTGATTCAACACCTCCCCTTGATGTAATCTCATTCCAAATTCCCACTGCTTTAGCTTGTTGTTGCTTCAGTATTTCCTGGTTGCATGGTACTGTTCCATTAGTTTCCTCTTGCATTTTCTCGATTAACATCTCAGTTGGTACTTTAGCTTTATTCTTCCGTTGCACAGACGCTAGATCTGGACTTAGCTGCCTTGATTCCTCTGCTCCTGTAGATTCTACTGAGTTCTTACTTGAATCTGTTGCTTCCAAACTTGGTTCTGCATTTTTACTCCCTGTCGTACCTAGTTTCCGACCCCGCTGAGAAATCCCCTTCATGCCTTGAGCTTCTTTCGCCATTAACGCCTTTTGAGTGGGTATACGAGCTCTCTTACCCATGGTAGCCGCAGGTTATGCTACCGTGCACCGAGAAAGAATGCATACCTTTTTTAATGGACAAATAGTTCCCATTGATAAATATTAATTCACATGTAAAATCCTGCCTTAACATTCATTGTTATAAGGAGGAGGTAGGCCTTTCATGCactaaataatttcaaatttaagttGTGCCCATAATCTATTGAAGCAGAGTGTCAGAGCAAATAGAAATCAACAAAGAGACTACATTGATTTTTGCAGCAAACAAACAAGAGTGTAGAAGAATATAATGAAACTTCAAAAATTCTCCCATCTCTTCACTCTTCTATatactaaataaatattgattgaTATGTAAATTGAATATGATTGGCAGATATCACAAACAAAAGTCAAAAACTACTTAGTGAACATAACATATAGTTGCATTATCAAACTTCAATCGGATACATACCTTAGAATATGATTGACAGATATCACAAACAAAAGTCAAAAACAACTTAGGTGAACATAACATATAGTTACATTATCAAACTTCAATCGAATACATACCTTAGAATTGATGGTGCATCCAAAAATTTTTGAGAATGAACAAACCTTTTAGATCAACAAtaagaaaagcaaaagaaagagaaaacaaTAACGTCATAAGATATGACAATAACACAATTTGTTGCACTTGTACAAAAAAAGTCGAGTTTAATTTGTCCTAATGAATGGCAAAATTTCAGTGTTACAACTTTTACAAagtttagtgaaagattaattGATTTACATACCCACAAACAATGCCTAGATCAAACAATGGGTTAGATTGATATTGACAAttactttatttcttttcttaatcgATGTGGATTATTACTTGATGGATTAATCTTGTAAAGTGAAGTACCAGAATGAATAAATCTATTGAGTCTATGTATTGATACATGATGAGAAATGTAAGTTCTAAATTCGAGTTTGTAACTTATGCACGTCATTTCAACACAACAAAAATCAAACAGTCTAATGAACActtcttttaaattttctagatataaataatttttacattttttaaaattctgtaTAGAAATTTTTTTGTATAGAAAGTATTCCCCGTGTTTAAAAGTGAATGGTTGACTTTGAAATGCGATGAATGATCCTTCGGGGTTGTCCAGTGGTTTGGACTTGGGACTTTCATGCCGaagtctcaagttcaaaacccCGTACCAGCAATATCAAGGAGTTTGCTTTATAAATCGCGCTCGTCGCACTGGACTTGTGCGTATTATTTTTACCTACCTTTGTAATATGTCAATATTAACAAACGTGATAATATTAATCATATAAAGCTATTAGCACTCTTTTTACCAGTCTTTTTGGAAAAAGTTATATGATACAAAATAGCATTTTCATTACTATGTAATAAGTGAAAAAAGTTCATAATATTTACATCACATTTCACAAACCACATTACAATGTATGAGCGTACGAACTTCTTTACTCTCCGCAAATCATAACAAATGAGCATCAATTGTTGTATTAgataataaaaagaagaagtttgCCATATTTTTcgagtttaattttttataatgatAATCTAGAGTTGTCTAAGTCTTTGATTGGAACTATATACAATCCAATTGTAACCTATTTTCTTTTGTGCTTGAAAAATCTTCATTTAGTTTCATTATGCAATAAAAAAGTTAAGAATTAAGGAAATAAACATCCAATGTAATGGTATGTTCTGCCCTTAAGCAAATGCACTCCTATTTAGTACTTActttaaattttcttccattactCAAGATACACACTTTGTAACTTATTTAATCgctaaatttataaaaatgtacGTACGATTTGAAAgcaaatatcaaatattataCAATTGACAACCTGATACACTTACCTAATATCAAATGTCATTGTGTTAGGGTTGCTCTTAGCAGGTGAAAGGGTATAGTTTGATGAAAATTAAAGAcctaatgaaataaaaatacaaatcaatCTATGACAAATATATGGCTATGTATGAAGTTAAGAGTAAGACAACCCAAAAATCTTTCATGAAGGATTAATAATAAAGATAGTCAAGAAGCAAAGACTATAATTGTTGCGGCTGTTCCGCACTAATCACTTCTACCAGAATGGAAGAGATGTTTTCTACTTTCAATCTAAAAGTTAAAATATCATTCAGGAGTAAAATTACGATAGTGTCCTTGGTCGTCCTCAaacttcacatttctatatATCACAAGAACAAGAATGATGAGACATACAGAGAGTATCACAAGAGAGCTAAAAGTTTTCTTGAAAGAGAGTCAataaagccaaaaaaaaaatatgaaggttTGAGTTGTATTTGTCAGCGGAAGAAAGTACAGTAATAATGCTTCGAGAATTATGtggagtattttttttaatctgaaatGACCAATATACCCTTGATCGTCATGTTCCTAAtgttttcatataataaatgTCTTCGTGTAATTCGTCATTTTAATACGCTATTGACGAGTGTATTACGCACTTtgtataattgaataattatcaaaaaattgtcaaaatgacatagtacaatctacaaaaaaatgtctaaaatgaataaaatatatttaaattatcttaaatactccctctgtctctagttacttgtcaatttttgaattgacacgCCTATTAAGAAACCAATAATTGCTATAATAAGTTTACCATTTtttccctattaattatgaactggatgaattaaaaacttatgattttcaaaaagttcaatcttttttcaaagtaattaattgagtgtataataggtaaaaaaaagtttgtcctttcttgataggttaaaataaacaagtaattagaagcaactataaaagaaaaagtaaacaagtaaataaggacaaaagtaaacaagtaattaaggatgTAGTGAGTAAAACTTATGTCAATTTTCGAGAGAAGGCCCAAAATACCCCTTCATCTTtgggttaagactcaaagtcatccttCAGTGTTCACATGGAGCACTAATGGTCTCTCATGTTTgtaatattggtgcacttttagTCATCCCCTaaacttttgtttattttttaacattaattttgttcataattttatgtaaggaatgtcccatcgtctttttatatatttagtagaaataataattctatGTGAGATAAGGTGAGAAAAAGAACACCTTGTTCTGTTCAGTATAAATATTACTGCAGCTAAACTAAGAACATTTTAACATATGATattgcaaaaaaagaaaaaattatactattgtACGTGAAATTGTCGTGATGAACCTCCCGACTTCACCTGCAATACGatttctactaaacaaaataaggtgtttttcttctcacaatctctcacatggagttattatttctactaaatatataaaataacgaTTAAACAtctcatacataaattatgaataaaatcaatgttaaagAATAAGCAAAATTTTGAATGAGGaacaaaagtgcaccaatattacAAACATAAGGGACTATTAATGCTCCATGTAAAAACTCAAagatgactttgagtcttaatCCAAAATGAGGGACTATTTTGTGTCTTTTCTCTCAATTTtcagttctttttttatttgtctctACAATTATCCAGAGTTTTTCCAGAAAGCTCCCACGTAAGGTTCCTAGCAGAACCTTCTAGCATTTCCAGCACCTTCcaatttctaattttaaatacCCAATTTAACCTTCCACTCTCTCCATCTTCACTGAAAAAAAACTTCAATCGACTAACCAAAatcaaattctccaaaaaaaaaaatcaactgtttcaacaaaagcaaaaaatgAAGCCAGTGGTACAGGAAACCAACAATGGCAAAGTTACAATCAAAGCAGAGTGCAGAGCAAACGAAGAAGGACGAAAACACGTTGAAAAGCTCGAACTCGATACTAAAAACGTCGATACTGTTAAGTACGTTGAGAAAAAGTTGACGGAAAAAGGGGTGCAGAGATTGGAACGGCATCCATCGGACGGGTTGCCGTTAAAGCATGATCCGAAGAAGGGACACGGAGGTAAGTATACGTGGGAAGGACCGGATAAGGAAGCGGATAATGAATTGGATCCAGTGCCGCCGGCGTTGGATGAGAAGGATCCGAATTATGTGAATGAAGAAGAAAcagaggaagatgaagaaggaGTTATTGTGGGTGAAATTGAAGTAGCAAAATTGGCTGAAGAAGGTGTTGCTAGAATTGAAGTTGATCCTAATTTGAAAATTGATTAATGATAATTGAATGTTGTGATTTGGGGaaaaaaatgttcaatttgTGTTTGTTAATTAGTTGTATTCAGATGTTAATGGTGATGTAATAATAAGTGAAGTTTTTCTGGTAAAATTCATACCTAATTACTAATTAGTCTTTTTTTCAGCTTGAGTACCAAATTTCACTAACTGAATTTTCGAGTTCACgatatagatattttaattttgagaatGCGCATTTTATAAACTTACATGGTTAATGAAGATGAGTTTAAATATTCAttctcaaaattaaatatttttaataattcattaaataattaaattttaaacgATTAATGTCAATTATATAATTGACTAAACAATTGAATTTTTGTTCCGTTGCCAATTGAATTTTGTCTTCAAAGTTAAAAGTGTTCACTCAGCGCTGAGCGAGTAAAAactaatacataaaataatataatataacataatggATCTTATTTATGAATCTTTTTAATTAACTGAATGTTCTAAATAAAGgtttaatattttgttattgttaacTTCTTTGGCTACAATTTTTATCCCATTCATGTTTTACAACTAAacattttgacaaaaaaaaaagcccATTGCCCACTTACCATTGGACTGGActagagaaaagaaaaacaaaggaaGAGAAAAGCCGAATCCAATATAAGTTGGGTCATTTGAACTTTTtggagaaaattttagaaataacaaatataatagATATAATTGTGTTCTATAGTTACAGTTTtcataattgcgcttcatagctatagttatgtttgctatggaagTTGCCGTTTGTATAATTTCGTCCgattgtatatttcgcttgcgaatatacaaatagggtaagtatagacaaattctatatttatacatttagaaatttttcagaactatgtttgtatatttcgcttgtcaatatacaaacaaggtaatttattatgattttttcataaatcatatacaaatagatagggtaagtatatataaaattttgaatttgtacaaTCAGGAAtcgaattatataaattttgaatttatacaaattatacaaatcatgTGAATAGACAAATTCTGAgtttatacaaatcaaacaaattatacaaatcatgTGAATAGCAAGAATTGAGAAAAATGTAACTGcgaattataattttcttaaattacagCTATAGTACCTAATATAGACAAAATATTTGTTATTCTTCGTAATTTTTCCAAACTTTTTATAGGATATCCAAGAGACcacttcaaaaaatatatattaaaatgaacatgaaaaattcaataaaataaaatattaatttattgatatatgttatttgctgCTTTCTGACCAAAGAAAGATAAGACTCACTGAGTTAGTATAGTAAACGATATTTAAGTGGAGAGTTAAAACCTTTTGCATCGTGTTCATCACATCAAATATATCAACTAATTTctctgtccaacaataattATTCGATAATATTTATTCAacttataaaattaagaaataatttaacttttgtatttattttactcttattattaaatattatttatcttttaacatatttttcaaaacattacatttaataaaattaaagaataaaatagtaatatgacttctaattttattgtttcttaagagTTAATGGGTGTACCACGTCAATCGTGAATAACTATCATTAAATAGAAAGAgtacaatttatattttttgaatacaaattataattttctgtACCCAAAGAAATAAGAATAACGactacaaatttaattttaatagataccaaaaaaataaaaataaaactttaattCTTAGTATTatcccaaatctcatcaccatagatatttcagttattctttaaaaataaaaggtgtGTCTATACACCAGACATAACAAGTGGCAAATTTTGTTAAACTTCCTCATCATGCTACACGTGGCACACTCCCACCGCCTCCcatctctatatatatacacaaataataCACACATCAAtccatttaaaaaatttcaatcacaaaaaaaaaaaaaaaatcaagaaaaaaatgaatcacATAGATGATAAGAAGGAAACAGTAACATTTAGAGCAATAAGCCATGACGAAGAAGGCAAAACAAAGATAACCAAGCTTGAAACTAATACGCATAACATAGAAACGTTAAAGCACatcgaaaaaaaaaactcgGTAGAGAAAGGCGTacatagaaaaaataaacaatcgAAATCGGGGCATAGTGGGAAATTCACGTGGGAAGGACCGCGAGACGCGGTGGATGTGCCCGTGGCTATAGACGAGAACGATCCGAATTATGtttgatgatgaagatgaagaagtgagTGGAGTTGAAGGTTTAGTTGTTGGAGAAATTGATGTTGCTAAAGTTGGTGAGGAAGGTGTAGCTAGAGTTGATGTTGTTCATCGTGTTTTACAAGAAAATATGTAAGATCTAGTTACgagtttaacttatatatatcaTAAGTTTAATAAGATAATATTCAATTTCATCGATTATATATACAACGAACGTAACGtgtgattttcttctttattttttatttttcggcAAATTACGATAGATTTTATGACCACTTCTATCGGGATGTTCGTGgtttggtttggatcggttattatttaaaattaaaatcaatttaaccTAGTCGAttcttaaaaattttaaaatcaaatcaaatcaaacgaAAAAATAATCGTCggtttggttatggttattGTCGGTTAGGTTTGGtctgatttttttatttgaaagtaataaattcTTTTAGTATTTTGATAAACGTGAACACCCAATACATGAACAATTCACGTGAAAGTAATTATCGATTCAATTAAGAAATATTACAGTTATTATTACACAAATAAAGTGATTTTAGTTAAGAAAAAATGTGTCTATTAAATTATGTGAGGTAGGGTAGGTAAAGAGTAATTAAGTAAAGGATTTAGATGGACTTGATCCTGTAATAGTTGgactaaaattaattaaagtgttgagcttgagaaaatggtaaagttaatGACTttacattaa
It encodes the following:
- the LOC125870045 gene encoding uncharacterized protein LOC125870045; translated protein: MVIGDFNSILKTDDRIGGNPVSWSEIVDFHECVTDCGLLEVPTQGNRYTWSDKHDGNRIFSKIDWIFINNEWLDTMFSCKAMFLPEGISDHCPAKVILSENCGEKTENVKKEVEGAACTRFPEYCSRGNSGQRKIEQRSKATWIRLGDDNTKYFYSVIKHRKLKHATTQLKNNSGVWQNDPAIIANLIVEYYQDILGNITQHRVQAVRAIICQRTTLTQEQQRELIDSFDPTEVKKEMYQIDSNKSPGPDGLKKAISCIVAENQSAFVQGRSMMHNVLICHDLLRHYNRKNVSPRCLMKIDLKKAYDMVSWEFLEEVLTGFRFPEGFIKWIMMCVTTTMFYMKVNGENHGYFAGRRGLRQGDPASPLLFVLVMEYLSRTLRNMSMLPDFKYHPMCKKVQLTHLIFADDLMIFCKGNLASVSRVMEALAHFSAATGLEANMEKSSVFIAGVDEDTKAHILERTGFSLGEFPIRLQVVNVVLFSIHNFWGAVFILPQSILKEIDMLCRDYLWGRSDEKRKIALVSWENVCYPKRQCGLNIKGSRTCNIASVGQLIWQIIMHKESLWVKWIHGIYLKHEMSIWNHRVPIDCSWYWRKLNAIKEQMKGWYCQGRYMLTKNGTYSITRSYLAIKGQRQQLETADLVWTAVALPKHRFMVWLAIQGRLLTQERKLKLHIQVDDTECCLCEEKVMETTKHLFEECKWSKMFLDGIKEKHWKQFKKETIATISGAVLYHTWRARNWKKYKGKNVNTKDAVIQIKKEITERIQFLSNSKKAQRCRGFIQHLLCN
- the LOC125870479 gene encoding uncharacterized protein LOC125870479, which translates into the protein MKPVVQETNNGKVTIKAECRANEEGRKHVEKLELDTKNVDTVKYVEKKLTEKGVQRLERHPSDGLPLKHDPKKGHGGKYTWEGPDKEADNELDPVPPALDEKDPNYVNEEETEEDEEGVIVGEIEVAKLAEEGVARIEVDPNLKID